A section of the Hyalangium minutum genome encodes:
- a CDS encoding helix-turn-helix domain-containing protein produces the protein MEQKLAAIIGASVRSARQRLDLTQADVAERVGIATEVYGRLERGHMLPSVKTLRRLCLVLNCSSDVLLGVASAEKPVAVAEDPPEYGERPEVRRVLRTLRRLEPAQLRLISQVAGAIR, from the coding sequence ATGGAACAGAAGCTGGCAGCTATCATTGGAGCTTCCGTGCGATCCGCACGGCAGCGCTTGGACTTGACCCAGGCCGATGTCGCTGAGCGCGTCGGCATTGCCACCGAGGTGTATGGCCGGCTCGAGCGCGGCCACATGTTGCCGAGCGTGAAGACGCTGCGGCGGCTGTGCTTGGTGCTCAACTGCTCGTCGGACGTGCTGCTGGGCGTCGCGTCGGCGGAGAAGCCGGTGGCGGTGGCGGAGGATCCGCCGGAGTACGGCGAGCGTCCCGAGGTGCGTCGCGTGCTTCGCACCCTGCGGCGCCTCGAGCCCGCGCAGCTGCGCCTCATCAGCCAGGTGGCTGGCGCCATCCGCTGA